The following is a genomic window from Pygocentrus nattereri isolate fPygNat1 chromosome 8, fPygNat1.pri, whole genome shotgun sequence.
CTGCCCCCAGCTCCTATATAAAAGCTCCAGGCTGAAGCGGCAGCAGAGCCTGAAGGATGGCCAGCTCATCTCTGATGACCATTGCAGTTGTCGTCTGTCTGGTGTACCACTCACGTACTGACCACACTGCTCTTCTCAATGGTAAGAATATACAGCACTGATCACATTCAACTGGGCTGTAGTGGAACCAGGCCTGACTGAAGGTCTCATTTCATTTGGCTACCACACTACAGTCACCTACAGATTACCTACAGATGTTCAtgttgttaacaaactatcagTTAAAACTCTTCACAGATTCTAAACAGTGGGGTTAGGCTTAGGATTTggtccagggtgagggttgggtttaggttttgggttgaggttaaggttagggctagGTTTAGAGTTGGAAATTATAGtgaatttaatagatatttagttgaatgtaacttgaaagtaaattaagtatctacaaagcatctaaagcgTACTATCCAGAGGGAAAATTCATcaagttttcaaaatttctgcaaaattacacgattaacatgaaaacaaagtcattccgagcGGTTTGAtgctgatgtgaaatgctgtgttctaGACACTCAGAGTGACGATTGTCCACAGTGGCGGTGAtcggaaccagatgtccaagcatttaatgcctctaaaagctccctcacagaaagcatGTCGcatgaaatgattattaatacgcTGAATAATGTCCGAGACATCTTTTTTCAGTAGCACTGagatttttggcctaaaatgtacttttaaaagtCTATTCATGATGTACGGGTAAACGCAAGGTGtggtaaggcaaaatagtaacaaagaacacacatattttttcatgtttatgactattttaccgtGATAAATCTGAAGTCAGGACATCAGTCaaaaggtacatttttctgCTGGTTAATTAATCAtctcatatcaaaccactctcaatgactttgtttacaactggATAATTGATGCATAAAGAAATTTGGAAAATTAGTCAAATTCTCCTTTATGAAACTTTTATTcctaattttatattattaagtaATTCAGCAATGTGCCTATACAtacatttctatatattttgtcCATTACATCACATTACTTGTCATTTTGATATGACGGTAAGTTTGCATGTCAGAAACAGTAACTGAGATGAACTGTTTGTCATTCAGGAGCGAAGTGTGGCTCTCCACAGATAAGGACGCTTGATCGCTCTCTGAGGATCGTTGGAGGGTCAGAGGCATCTTATGGTTCTCACCCATGGCTGGCACGTACCTGTTTGGATTATATCGGGGGGCTCTGCAGTAAATACAGTAGAACGGAGTGATGTGAtgttggggcagttgtgggctggaggttagggatccagcctcatgaccggaaggtcgccggttcgatccccagggccgacagcacatgactgaggtgtccttgagcaagacgcctaacccccaactgctccccgggtgccgtggatagggctgcccaccgctccgggcaagtgtgctcactgccacctagtgtgtgtgttcactagtgtgtatgtggtgtttcacttcatggatgggttaaatgggtTTATGCTCTGCTGTGGCATTCTGTGGTTATAGATCAATAACCTCAGCTGTGTGATTTTACTCAGGTATCTCTGAGGTTCAGGGGTTCTCATTTCTGCGGAGCCGCCATCCTCGCCGACCGCTGGCTCCTGACCGCAGCTCACTGCTTCTCAGATTCCTCAGAGTAGGCTCTCCTATTTCATCCTTTCACTctaagaaaacaacaacaacgacaacaacaataaataccAACAAGAGCAACTACAAGATGACTACAACACAGCCACCAACAACAACAcgactgctactactattaataactgtagtagtagtaaaaagtactaataacaacaataaaagaaataataatacattttcagccCTTAGTTTTATCCCTTAAACTTAAACTGGACCCAATTTCTCTACATTGTGAATTAGTttcattgtagttactgaacgaTAAGCCTTAAAACGAACAACGTAGACTTTATTACTGGtcttaaaacacaaagaagattaaagggcccatatcacggcaatcagaattaaaaaaaaattgatctgctatgtaaacactgttaaagtttcaaagtaTTCCATTCATCCAGTCCATAGGGTCCATAAACATAATTTaagctccaaaaaaaaaaaaaatcaagaattcattgtttttgtgacgtcacaaaatcAAAAGCATTTACACATATTCCTCCtacttacagcagtttagctccacccattctcACTGAAGTTACAAGCGTTTCAGTCTGGACTTCTTTTTGAATGTGGCAcaaaacagggcagccaatcagaacagagttaaTTTACATATAGCAGTCttacaagcaaaacaaaattcAGGTATGAAGAggagtcatgtaaaaattaattatatatacGAGTAATAATGATTGTCAGTAACTTCCATGAACGCTCCAGTAACTCCTATAAAGCATGTCAGCTATACTGTTTCAAACGTGAGACTAAAGTGTGACCCTGTCCGTGGACTTTTAGGGGTtacctgtcacgattggcccctcccggtcctccatgtgcttgtgtttaccttttggtcttgtccatgtgcttccttgttttgattcttacctgttctgcccccttgtttctagactccgcccttgattgttttcacctgtgtcttgtttaaccctcttgttaaccacctgtgtcttgtttaaCCCTCTTgctaaccacctgtgtcttgtttaaccctcttgttaaccacctgtgtcttgtttaaccctcttgttaaccacctgtgtcttgttaacctggtcctgtgtttaagccctgtgttttccccttgtaggttgctggtctttgtatgatATTGTATagtgtttgttcttctggccTCACTTGCGTATTTAGTCTGTTTTCCTTTTCGTTacgtctgtccctccatctctccgtgttggctctttgaccctggactgtttgtttacaccctgattatggatttgcccctaataaatctcacttctctcacCCAAAAGTGCTGCTTAGTATACAAAGGATTTAATAAAGGAAACTCTTATGTGCTACTATGTGTTCTGCTCCCTGCTGGTTGCTCTGCAGGGATTTCCTGTCCAGCGTGGAGGCCGTGGTGGGCAAGCATGACCAGAGGGTGATGGACCGAGGGGAGCGGAGGTTTCGGCTGAAGAGCGTAAAGCTTCATGAGCAGTACCAACCCACCCTTCCCATGAGCTATGATATCGCTCTGCTGGAGCTTCAGGGAACCATCCAATTCAGCAAGTAGCTCACATACGCTTTAGTGTGAAAGCCTGTAATACACTCACAACATGGCCTGAGTTTATTTGCACTGTACTGCATATTTTAAACTCATATtttgaggtttttaaaaacatttcattaacaGGAAGAGGTGAATGTCTGAGGCTGTTTGAAGAGTTTTCAGGTATGTTTTACTAGAGGAATAAACCTCGTGAGCAAGAGCAGGGTAAACATTTGCTCAGCAGTGAGTAAACGAGTCTGACCACGCTCACAATCACAGCTCGGTTAGGCATGTCATACGCTCATCAGTGCACATCGTTGACAGGTGAAATCGTCCAGCCGGCATGTCTTCCTCTTCCCAGTGAGACCTTTCTCCCAAAGACCAGGTGTGTCGTTGCTGGATGGGGACGGACGAAAGAGAGTAAGTTGATTACAGAGGGTACCCGCATCTGGGTTGTTGAAAAACAGATGTGGTTACGGCTCAGCTGCTGGCCTTCGCTTTAAAGATAAGATacgataagataagataatcctgtattagtcccacagcggggaatttacagtattacagcagcagagtaacagaagTGAGACactcagtaacagaaacaggaaacagtataaacattataaacattataaataataaaaatgaaagttaaatctcgactatttacaggaaaataagtctgagaataaaaaaagagttgcataagatctgtatTGGAAAATATTATCATTCTGaatataagtgtatattgtgtgtgtgtattgtttgtgtgtgtattgtatgtgtgtgtattgtttgtgtgtatattgtatgtgtgtatattgtgtgtgtgtgtattgtatgtgcgtgtattgtgtgtgtatattgtgtgtgtgtatattgtgtgtgtatattgtatgtgtgtatattgtgtgtgtgtgtattgtgtgtgtatattgtatgtgtgtatattgtgtgtgtgtatattgtgtgtgtatgtgtattgtgtgtgtgtatattgtatgtgtgtatattgtgtatattgtgtgtgtatattgtatgtgtgtatattgtgtgtgtgtgtatattgtgtgtgtgtatattgtgtgtgtgtgtgtgtatattgtgtgtgtatattgtgtgtgtgtgtattgtgtgtgtgtgtgtattgtgtgtgtatattgtatgtgtgtgtattgtgtgtgtatattgtatgtgtgtatattgtgtgtgtgtatattgtgtgtgtgtatattgtgtatattgtgtgtgtatattgtatgtgtgtatattgtgtgtgtgtgtatattgtgtgtgtgtgtgtgtatattgtatgtgtgtatattgtgtgtgtatattgtgtgtgtgtatattgtatgtgtgtatattgtgtgtgtgtattgtatgtgtgtatattgtgtgtgtgtactgtgtgtgtatattgtgtatgtgtatattgtatgtgtgtatattgtatgtgtgtgtatattttatatattgtgtatgtgtatattgtatgtgtgtatattgtgtgtgtgtgtgtgtatattgtatgtgtgtatattgtgtgtgtgtgtgtgtatattgtatgtgtgaatattgtgtgtgtgtgtgtatattgtgtatattgtgtatgtgtatattgtatgtgtgtgtgtgtgtatattgtgtgtgtgtatattgtgtatattgtgtatgtgtatattgtatgtgtgtgtgtgtgtgtatattgtatgtgtgtgtgtgtgtgtatattgtgtgtgtgtatattgtgtatattgtgtatgtgtatattgtatgtgtgtgtgtgtgtgtgtgtgtgtatattgtatgtgtatatattgtgtgtctATATTCATTTGGCAACCCGCACTTCTGAAGTCTGTGCTGAGTGTTTGGTGGTTTTCTATGTTCTCAGGAGGCCCCTTAACTCCAGTTCTTCATGAGGTGGAGTTGGATCTGGTGGAGTCAGCTGTGTGCCAGCACGTCCTGCAGATGCTCAGACTGGGACAAGAGCACTTCACAGTGCTGTGTGCTGGACCAGAGGAAGGAGGGAAAGACGCCTGCCAGGTACAGTCAGCTAACCTAGGCCCCCAGTGGGATACTGTAGAGCTGCCACTGTAAAGtctttgagaaatgagtaagGGCCCTGCTGTAATGGAATCTGCGTCTTTAGGGAGAATTCAAACTGATGCTGCTCCGCTGGTTTTCAGGGGGGGTTTGGGTAAATCAGGCCCTCGATACTGAAATTGGAGGTTGATCTCCACTTTGTCTGTTTGCATGTCAGGGGGACTCGGGTGGCCCCCTCCTTTGCCCCCGGGCAGATGGACAGTGGGTGATAGCTGGAGTCACCTCTTGGGGAAAAGGGTGCGGCCGCAGCTGGATCAACAACAGGATGAAACCTCGGATTGCGCAAGGCTCACCTGCAGTGTTTACTAACGTCCCAGCATTCCTGAAGTGGCTGCTCAGAAAAGGTTTGCTTCTGTGTGGATTGGTGTCAAACGCGCTACACCGCGTGAAAACAGCAGCTgccatttacactgtgtgaatacttcatgatgaatgggcgaatagaaatgctctcattACATTAAAGCACATTAACATTAAACGTACACTCAAAATGACAAACTGAtccatctgttgtaaacatgcgtCTTCCCGTCCTACAGTGGAGCCACAATCGTCATTAGAGTGACGTTTTCCAGATTAAAGTTTAGGAAACCTCACCTccgatgatgtatcttgaaagTGGGAGGAACCTTTGAAAaacttaacctcttattctccagggcaTGTTTTGGCTTTTCCATGTGAATTTTCacgaccaaatcgtaaggcaaattattcagaaaaCTGCAAATTATTGAAAACTGCAAAActgaaaattatttatttgtttatttattttttgtaaaatctcccctcaaattaacacaATGagttttctgatctccacatttcactacagctcacaattcactgctgaaggccaaaaatctgcgccgctcttagTGTTATTctataaaagtgatgtttccagagcagatcactgaagagacgccgtctgtttatagtttagagcccagatttggggaaaaacgggtcgactttcagtagaaaaacaaactgagttcagcttcttttattataagggtttaaaatgacgtcaccgtctattagactggagagaagagctacagcctcacacgacacccagcttctgaatggagcttaggagatatacagtactgtgtgaaagtcttggcacccaagacacattttctaaatctgtttatttgctgagaaaagtgttaatatttgaataaacaaaatttatagaatattaattaataaatattttatatataaaataaattatatatataaaataaccagTGATTATCTGGacgtcagtgtgtttgttgacccatctccaagcctctcctcctcgaggaagtccagtattatatgtagttaaaaagcagctcctggtttgaccaatcagtgctcagtaaattgagctcatgatgtcattgatgatattaacgagtctctgtggcggctgtgaaggtgtccaggaaaaatatggccCCAAGAAATTCTcgttactgtttatagtttttctgtttattggaattatgaatatgactttattctaatgtatattgtgataaactcactgctgaggtcaatcgTTTAAAactttgcttagatgcctaaaaccttcacacagcgCTGTTATAAAAAGCAGTTatgaagttatgaagaatatgacgaagtgcattttggagcCACCAGCGATCCCAAGGAGTTAAAGAGGCGATGCAGACTGAGGGAACAGTCGTCAGCCAGTGAACGCAGGAGGAAGATATCTGCTGAGATGTCTAATGTTAGGAAGTTGAGTTATTGCAGCTGTATAACTGTAGTAACTGTAGTAAATCATCACAATGGACAGAATAGATAactaaaacagcacaaagacggCTGGTCAAACGAAGAGGACAGCAAGATAAAAGCTAAAGGTAACAAATTGTCTGTCTAACTGAACACATGACCTCAGTTTGGCTTCGTTTCTCTGACTGAAAGGATAAAAGCTTGCCTCTGCTGTCctttttgtgctgaataaagataGAATCACTGCTTTCTCTACAGACACAATAGTGCATAACATGAAAAACTACATATTAAAATCATCCCTAATAAAAATGGATACATCTTAGGATGGAACACCCATGTTTTGATTTCGAAAAAgctaaaaaacttttttatacaacagttttgCTTTCTTATATATTCAGTTTGAAACACTTTCCACAATCCGAACATGTGGGTTAAAGCTGTCACCTCTGATGTGGCTTATTGCAGGAACAGCAGGCTCCCAGTGCAGTGTGGGAGATGGAGTTCTACCAGGCTCTGGGGTCATCATCCGAAACCCAGCTCATCCTGGCCTGAACTACAGCAATAATGAGTAAGTCATTAGAGCAGCGTCGCGCTCATCTGCCATTCGTTTAtgagcagcaggaggaggataTATTTTATCCACGTCTGAATTTGGTGGGTGTTTATTATGGAGAGAAGACTTTTTTATcgcagaaagaaaaaatatataaacctTTACACGTTTGCCATGTAAGGACAGGGCGATGCGGCAACGACAGAATATCACAATATCCAAGAAGATTGCGTTTCGATATTtcgtgccacatttaaaaaaacgcCATCAACAACTGAGAGTGCAATGATTTTCACACGCCGCTCTAAATCAGGGAAACAGGTCTGTTTACGCTCTCTTTAGTAATGAAACGAGTTTGACTGCCCCTGGAGGCTTCGTTGATTTTCtgagggaaaataaataaacacattctctacTCTGGCATTCTCGGTAAATTTAGCACTAATTTCTACTTTAGTATGATTGTTAAttataacaaaaacacaggtattttctctgtagaggacacgttcacttattttcactaagaatCTACACAACATAAAATCTGAGGGCATATACAGTAAACAAGGCAGTCAACCCAGGCAAGTTGCACCTGATTTACTCTGTTAAATCAACAAGATCCAATGTAGTGTGTACTATGTACCCCTTAGATTAGTAGTTCTGAACTGCAGTACTGATAGTTTGGTAGTTACTGGTAGTTTCAGAAATGACCGGAGCTggaaatgttgttgtttttgggcAGGGTGTGTTCCTGGTCCGTCAGTGTGCCAGAAGGCAAGAGCATTCTTCTGGAATTCCTAGAGTTTGACCTGGAGAACGACTCTCTGTGCTACAGTGACCACCTCACTGTGTTCGCTGATGAAAGCATGCCTCTAGGTGAGGGTGATGCCAGTGTGCCAACAGAGACATCACCTTAGCTTTTCAAACTTCTGCAGGTCTTTACCTGCTCCAACACCGGATTCAACTTTAACTGATGAGTTAAATTGGATCATTAGAACAAGGAAACAGTTCATCTGGTGTTCCAGCATGATTTGCTGCTCTGagacagcatggctctgtactGTAAACAAGCTGTTGACTATATagactcaccagccactttattaggaacagtccagttgcttgttaacacaaatagctaatcagccaatcacacggccgcagctcactgcattgaggcctgtagaggtggtcaagacaacctgctgaagtgcagaccgagcatcagaacggggaagaaaggggatttaaggggctttgaatgtggcgtggttgttggtgccagacgggctggtctgagtatttcagaaactgctgatctgctgggattttcacgctcaaccatctctagggtttacagagaacggtccgaaaaagaggaaacatccagtgagcggtcagttgcgtggacgaaaatgccttgttgatgtgagaggtcagaggagaatgggcagactggttccagatgatagaaaggcaacaggaactcaaataaccaaccagaatctctgaggaacgtttccaacaccttgttg
Proteins encoded in this region:
- the LOC108410564 gene encoding ovochymase-2; its protein translation is MTIAVVVCLVYHSRTDHTALLNGAKCGSPQIRTLDRSLRIVGGSEASYGSHPWLVSLRFRGSHFCGAAILADRWLLTAAHCFSDSSEDFLSSVEAVVGKHDQRVMDRGERRFRLKSVKLHEQYQPTLPMSYDIALLELQGTIQFSEIVQPACLPLPSETFLPKTRCVVAGWGRTKERGPLTPVLHEVELDLVESAVCQHVLQMLRLGQEHFTVLCAGPEEGGKDACQGDSGGPLLCPRADGQWVIAGVTSWGKGCGRSWINNRMKPRIAQGSPAVFTNVPAFLKWLLRKGTAGSQCSVGDGVLPGSGVIIRNPAHPGLNYSNNEVCSWSVSVPEGKSILLEFLEFDLENDSLCYSDHLTVFADESMPLGRFCGSVPPPPLLIHSSTSMIQFVSDFSITGSGFSVQFRAVGADYTLGPGCGTVARFESPGVLQSPNYPQHYGNGAQCRWIIHAPRGHVVKLELVDFDLEHSEGCEYDSLAAFGDTEAREEIVVLCGRGVPPPVLSYSRVMLVQFRSDSSVSARGFNATLSFISKTDF